A part of Sulfurifustis variabilis genomic DNA contains:
- a CDS encoding alpha-amylase family protein, whose protein sequence is MWERTAILYGVDVGRFADSNDDGIGDFRGLVRRLDHVAALGADCVWILPCFPSAMRDNGYDVDNYYAIHPALGDLRDFADFVAAARERGLRVLLDLVVNHTSDRHPWFQAARRDPRSRYRDYYIWRDEPPPASDQETIFPGEEQGTWTYDERAGAFFHHRFYHFQPDLDAANREVRGEIERIMDFWLSFGVDGFRLDAASHLVEEKGHPEIEPRDRHEVLRELFAYLRSRRPDGVLMAEADVPPGRLPAFVSGGDQVNVMLNFLLNNYLWLALATERAEAIDRGLALLPAWPGRGQWANFLRNLDEADLEQLSGEKRAAVMRVFAPEASMRIYGRGIRRRLVPMLGADRRRLQLAFGLLFALPGAPVIVYGDEIGMGENLSQPGREAVRPPMQWSAEKNGGFSRAPRERLVAPAIEEGEFAYDRINVAAQEADPGSLLRVVRALARIRRDHPEIATGECRQIEAGSSAVWARVYRGPSSRLLAAHNLSSRTVETALRPDAALATEIGSGERLDIVDGLIRRRLPPYGSLWARLE, encoded by the coding sequence ATGTGGGAACGCACCGCGATCCTGTACGGCGTGGACGTCGGCCGCTTCGCGGACAGCAACGACGACGGGATAGGCGATTTTCGGGGCCTCGTCCGCCGCCTCGATCATGTTGCCGCGCTCGGCGCGGACTGCGTGTGGATCCTGCCGTGCTTTCCGAGCGCGATGCGCGACAACGGATACGACGTCGACAACTACTACGCCATCCACCCGGCGCTCGGCGACCTCCGCGACTTCGCCGATTTCGTTGCGGCCGCGCGCGAGCGCGGCCTTCGGGTGCTGCTCGATCTCGTCGTCAATCACACGTCCGACCGTCACCCCTGGTTCCAGGCGGCGCGCCGCGATCCGCGGTCGCGCTATCGCGACTACTACATCTGGCGGGACGAGCCTCCGCCTGCGTCGGACCAGGAAACGATCTTCCCGGGCGAGGAGCAGGGCACGTGGACCTACGACGAGCGTGCGGGGGCCTTCTTTCACCACCGCTTCTATCATTTCCAGCCGGACCTCGACGCCGCCAACCGGGAGGTGCGCGGCGAGATCGAGCGGATCATGGACTTCTGGCTGTCGTTCGGCGTCGACGGCTTCCGCCTCGACGCCGCGTCGCACCTCGTCGAAGAGAAGGGGCATCCGGAGATCGAGCCGCGTGACCGCCATGAGGTCCTGCGCGAGCTGTTCGCGTACCTGCGCAGCCGGCGGCCGGACGGGGTGCTGATGGCGGAGGCGGATGTGCCGCCGGGTCGTCTGCCGGCGTTCGTGTCGGGCGGCGATCAGGTCAACGTGATGCTGAACTTCCTCCTGAATAACTATCTCTGGCTCGCGCTCGCGACCGAACGCGCCGAGGCGATCGATCGCGGTCTCGCGCTGCTGCCCGCCTGGCCGGGCAGGGGTCAATGGGCGAACTTCCTGCGCAACCTCGACGAGGCGGATCTGGAGCAACTGAGCGGGGAGAAGCGCGCGGCGGTGATGCGCGTGTTCGCGCCTGAGGCGTCCATGCGCATCTACGGACGGGGCATCCGCCGGCGCCTTGTCCCGATGCTCGGGGCCGATCGGCGCCGGCTGCAACTGGCCTTCGGCCTGCTCTTCGCCCTGCCGGGCGCCCCGGTGATCGTCTACGGCGACGAGATCGGGATGGGGGAGAATCTCTCGCAACCCGGCCGCGAGGCGGTGCGCCCTCCCATGCAATGGTCGGCGGAGAAGAACGGCGGGTTCTCGCGTGCGCCGCGCGAGCGGCTGGTCGCACCGGCGATCGAGGAGGGCGAGTTTGCGTACGACCGGATCAACGTCGCCGCGCAGGAGGCCGACCCCGGCTCGCTGCTGCGCGTCGTCCGGGCGCTCGCGCGCATACGCCGCGACCACCCGGAAATCGCGACCGGCGAGTGCCGCCAGATCGAGGCGGGGTCGTCCGCCGTGTGGGCCCGGGTCTACCGCGGCCCGTCCTCCCGACTGCTCGCGGCGCACAACCTGAGCAGCCGCACCGTCGAGACGGCGTTGCGGCCCGACGCGGCCCTCGCGACCGAGATCGGCAGCGGGGAACGGCTCGATATCGTGGATGGCCTGATCCGGCGCCGGCTCCCGCCGTATGGCTCGCTGTGGGCCCGTCTGGAGTAG
- a CDS encoding DUF421 domain-containing protein, with translation MDGLARIDWTGMFASEVPPLELFVRGTVIYLGILVMLRVLLRREAASITVPDLLMIVLLADAGQNAMATDYHTLTDGGVLIGTIIFWNYALDWLAYHFRSVEWFVHPPPLPLVRNGRLIARNLRRESISEQELMTQLRQNGIEEIADVKLAVMEGDGRISVIRRGR, from the coding sequence ATGGACGGGCTCGCCCGGATCGACTGGACCGGCATGTTCGCCTCGGAAGTGCCTCCGCTCGAGCTGTTCGTCCGCGGCACGGTGATCTATCTCGGCATTCTCGTCATGCTTCGCGTCCTCCTGCGCAGGGAGGCGGCGAGCATCACGGTTCCCGACCTGCTGATGATCGTGCTGCTGGCCGACGCCGGGCAGAACGCGATGGCGACCGACTATCACACGCTGACGGACGGCGGCGTCCTGATCGGCACCATCATCTTCTGGAACTACGCGCTCGACTGGCTGGCCTACCATTTCCGCTCGGTCGAGTGGTTCGTGCATCCGCCGCCGCTGCCGCTCGTGCGGAACGGCCGCCTGATCGCGCGCAACCTGCGGCGGGAATCGATCTCGGAACAGGAGCTCATGACCCAGCTCCGCCAGAACGGCATCGAGGAGATCGCGGACGTGAAGCTCGCCGTCATGGAGGGCGACGGGCGCATCAGCGTCATTCGGCGGGGCCGGTAG
- the pgsA gene encoding CDP-diacylglycerol--glycerol-3-phosphate 3-phosphatidyltransferase, whose protein sequence is MIWNAPNILTVLRLVLIPLFIVAYHLPYKNANILAAVLFIIAAITDWLDGYLARRLGQHSHFGAFLDPVADKLMVAAALVMLVADPEIYGAVYDGRLFAIVVVVIVGREITVSALREWMAEYGKRSRVAVSFVGKVKTTAQMLAIPFLLWREDLLGLPVLHIGEVLLYVAGGLTLWSMLVYLRIAWADLLHPDRAAADRAQGRP, encoded by the coding sequence ATGATATGGAACGCCCCGAACATCCTCACGGTGCTGAGGCTGGTCCTGATCCCGCTTTTCATCGTCGCGTACCACCTACCTTATAAGAATGCGAACATCCTGGCGGCGGTGCTGTTCATCATCGCCGCCATCACCGACTGGCTCGACGGCTACCTCGCCCGACGTCTCGGCCAGCATTCCCATTTCGGCGCGTTCCTCGACCCCGTCGCCGACAAGCTCATGGTCGCCGCCGCGCTGGTCATGCTCGTCGCCGACCCGGAGATCTACGGCGCCGTCTACGACGGACGGCTTTTCGCCATCGTCGTGGTCGTGATCGTCGGCCGCGAGATCACGGTTTCCGCGCTGCGCGAATGGATGGCCGAGTACGGCAAGCGCTCGCGCGTCGCCGTGTCGTTCGTGGGCAAGGTGAAAACGACCGCCCAGATGCTGGCGATCCCGTTTCTCCTCTGGCGGGAGGACCTCCTGGGACTGCCCGTCCTCCATATCGGGGAGGTGCTGCTTTACGTGGCCGGCGGCCTGACCCTGTGGTCGATGCTCGTGTACCTGCGCATCGCCTGGGCCGACCTGCTCCATCCGGACCGGGCCGCGGCCGACCGGGCCCAGGGGCGGCCGTAA
- a CDS encoding gluconokinase: MDRGEPAILVVMGVSGAGKTTVGGALARALGWRFLDGDALHSPASIDKMRRGIPLTEADRDPWLERLRQATASYLAAGERAVIACSALKRTHRSRLRVGPGVRFVYLKGGPPLLRERLRHRRGHYMKAPLLESQLATLEEPRDALTLDADLPVDVLVRRVIRAYGLKGKRTEAGD; the protein is encoded by the coding sequence ATGGACCGGGGCGAGCCCGCCATCCTCGTCGTGATGGGGGTATCCGGCGCGGGAAAGACGACCGTCGGCGGAGCGCTCGCGCGCGCGCTCGGCTGGCGGTTTCTCGATGGCGACGCGCTGCACTCGCCGGCCAGCATCGACAAGATGCGCCGGGGCATCCCGCTGACCGAAGCGGATCGCGACCCCTGGCTCGAACGGCTGCGCCAGGCCACGGCGTCGTACCTCGCCGCCGGCGAGCGCGCCGTCATCGCGTGCTCTGCGCTCAAGCGGACGCACCGGTCGCGGTTGCGCGTGGGGCCCGGCGTGCGGTTCGTGTATCTCAAGGGAGGTCCGCCCCTGCTGCGCGAACGCCTGCGGCACCGGCGCGGCCACTACATGAAGGCGCCGCTGCTCGAGAGCCAGCTCGCGACGCTCGAGGAGCCGCGCGACGCACTGACCCTCGACGCCGATCTCCCCGTGGACGTGCTGGTGCGCCGGGTGATCCGGGCGTACGGTCTGAAGGGCAAAAGAACGGAAGCCGGGGATTGA
- a CDS encoding MFS transporter, whose translation MLERFRPLRIIDPDTLERGLRLVMLEGVAAQIMVVLTGGAFLVAFALELGASPFTIGLLGALQPLTQTLQIPTIYLVERLGWRKLVVVVALALSRAFCFVLAAIPWVVPEPQRIPVFIGALLAYYGLGTVSGVAWNPWLRDLIPENRLGQYMAGRLAWITGIGALLGLAAAGGIDLYQRRFDDLLGVFSLYFAVAGVVGLFGVSVISRVPEPRAEHNPAHPIWRLIAEPLHDANFRQLLRFLASWNFAVNFAAPFFTVYMLRRLGLTMTVILSLTVLSQAINVVFFRIWGRLADRFSYKSTLVEAGPLFIVTFVLWPLTQFGQWPGFTLAALIFIYVLNGMSTAGVQLCTGNLALKLAPKGKATAYLAINALTSGVAATFAPILGGIAATFFEGEEITFVVRWRSTFAGTEGDFVPFTLRGLDFVFLLAFVLGLYSLHRLVTIKEQGEVEKGLVRPELQYQVRKAIDHVSTVDGLRDLFSFPYGRLIEVFNRRRVRRRPGQEPTPTVRH comes from the coding sequence ATGCTGGAACGCTTCCGCCCCCTGCGCATCATCGATCCCGACACGCTCGAGCGCGGTCTGCGTCTCGTGATGCTCGAAGGCGTGGCCGCACAGATCATGGTCGTGCTGACGGGCGGCGCGTTCCTGGTGGCCTTCGCGCTCGAGCTCGGCGCCTCGCCGTTCACCATCGGCCTGCTCGGCGCGCTGCAGCCGCTCACCCAGACACTGCAGATACCGACGATCTACCTGGTCGAACGGCTCGGCTGGCGCAAGCTCGTGGTGGTGGTGGCGCTCGCGCTCTCGCGCGCTTTCTGCTTCGTGCTCGCCGCGATTCCCTGGGTCGTGCCGGAGCCGCAGCGCATTCCCGTGTTCATCGGCGCCCTCCTCGCGTATTACGGCCTGGGCACGGTGTCGGGCGTGGCCTGGAACCCCTGGCTGCGCGATCTCATCCCGGAGAACCGGCTGGGCCAGTACATGGCCGGACGGCTCGCCTGGATCACCGGGATCGGCGCGCTGCTCGGCCTCGCCGCTGCCGGCGGCATCGACCTGTACCAGCGCCGCTTCGACGATCTCCTCGGCGTATTCAGCCTGTACTTCGCGGTCGCCGGCGTCGTCGGCCTGTTCGGCGTTTCCGTCATCAGTCGCGTGCCCGAGCCGCGCGCCGAGCACAATCCGGCTCACCCGATCTGGCGGCTGATCGCCGAACCGCTGCACGACGCCAACTTCCGCCAGCTGCTGCGGTTCCTCGCGAGCTGGAACTTCGCGGTCAACTTCGCCGCGCCGTTCTTCACCGTCTACATGCTGCGACGGCTCGGCCTCACCATGACCGTCATCCTGTCCCTCACGGTGCTGAGCCAGGCGATCAACGTCGTCTTCTTCCGCATCTGGGGCCGGCTCGCCGACCGTTTCAGCTACAAGTCGACCTTGGTCGAGGCCGGGCCGCTGTTCATCGTGACCTTCGTGCTGTGGCCGCTCACGCAGTTCGGGCAATGGCCGGGATTCACGCTGGCTGCGCTGATCTTCATCTACGTGCTGAACGGCATGTCGACGGCGGGCGTGCAGCTGTGCACGGGCAACCTCGCGCTCAAGCTGGCGCCGAAAGGGAAGGCCACCGCATACCTGGCGATCAACGCGCTCACCTCCGGCGTCGCGGCGACCTTCGCGCCGATACTCGGCGGCATTGCCGCGACGTTCTTCGAGGGCGAGGAGATCACGTTCGTCGTACGCTGGCGCTCGACCTTCGCCGGCACGGAGGGGGACTTCGTGCCGTTTACGCTCCGCGGTCTGGACTTCGTGTTCCTGCTGGCGTTCGTGCTCGGGCTCTATTCGCTTCATCGCCTGGTCACCATCAAGGAACAGGGCGAGGTCGAAAAGGGTCTCGTGCGGCCGGAGCTGCAGTACCAGGTGCGCAAGGCAATCGATCATGTGTCCACTGTCGACGGTCTGCGCGACCTCTTTTCGTTCCCGTACGGGCGCCTCATCGAGGTGTTCAACCGGCGGCGCGTGCGTCGCCGGCCGGGGCAGGAGCCGACTCCGACCGTGCGCCACTGA
- a CDS encoding alpha-amylase family glycosyl hydrolase, protein MSGEPWWRHAVVYQIYPLSFQDSDGDGYGDLRGIRVRLEYLDWLGVDAIWLSPIYPSPMADFGYDVADYTGVDAVFGTLAEFDALLAEAHARGIRLILDFVPNHSSDRHPWFVESRTARDARRRDWYIWRDPAPGGGPPNNWLSVFGGSAWAYEEATGQYYYHAFLNEQPDLNWRNPAVREAMHGALRFWLDRGVDGFRLDAIWHLIKDERFRDNPPNPAYRPDQPPFFSLLPVYSTDRPEVHDVLAELRRTIDAYADRLLIGEIYLPIERLIAYYGKDLAGLHLPFNFSLIQAAWKAHRLAALVEEYERALPPGGWPNWVLGNHDKHRIATRVGSAQAAVAAMLLLTLRGTPTLYYGDEIGMRDVALPADRVRDPWARDRPAFGRDAARTPMQWDAGAGAGFTEGMPWLPVAEDLEACNVASQRADPSSLLHLYRALIALRRTEPALLSGSYEPVVVSGDALAFRRRHDTRSLLVALNLGGATQRLLLPSGMRGRIALGTRLDRGGERVSAVLTLRGDEGVIVRLE, encoded by the coding sequence ATGAGCGGCGAGCCGTGGTGGCGACACGCCGTCGTCTACCAGATCTATCCGCTGTCGTTCCAGGACTCCGACGGCGACGGATACGGCGACCTTCGCGGGATCCGCGTGCGCCTGGAGTACCTCGACTGGCTGGGCGTCGACGCGATCTGGCTTTCGCCGATCTATCCCTCGCCGATGGCCGACTTCGGCTACGACGTCGCGGATTACACCGGTGTCGACGCGGTCTTCGGGACGCTCGCCGAATTCGACGCGCTGCTCGCCGAGGCCCACGCGCGCGGCATCCGCCTCATTCTCGATTTCGTCCCGAACCACTCGTCCGATCGGCACCCGTGGTTCGTGGAATCCCGGACGGCCCGCGACGCCCGCCGGCGCGATTGGTATATCTGGCGCGACCCGGCTCCCGGCGGAGGCCCGCCCAACAACTGGCTGAGCGTGTTCGGCGGCAGCGCATGGGCGTACGAGGAAGCGACCGGACAGTACTACTATCACGCCTTCCTGAACGAGCAGCCCGACCTCAACTGGCGAAATCCGGCCGTGCGCGAGGCGATGCACGGCGCGCTGCGCTTCTGGCTCGATCGCGGCGTCGACGGTTTCCGGCTGGACGCCATCTGGCACCTGATCAAGGACGAGCGGTTTCGCGACAACCCGCCGAACCCGGCGTACCGGCCGGACCAGCCGCCTTTCTTCAGCCTGCTTCCGGTCTACTCCACCGACCGCCCGGAGGTCCATGACGTCCTCGCCGAGCTTCGCCGCACGATCGACGCCTATGCCGACCGGTTGCTCATCGGCGAGATCTACCTGCCGATCGAACGGCTCATCGCGTACTACGGCAAGGACCTCGCCGGGCTGCACCTGCCGTTCAACTTCTCGCTCATACAGGCGGCGTGGAAGGCGCATCGCCTCGCCGCGCTCGTCGAAGAATACGAGCGCGCGCTCCCGCCGGGCGGCTGGCCCAACTGGGTGCTGGGCAACCACGACAAACATCGCATCGCGACGCGCGTGGGCAGCGCGCAGGCGGCGGTTGCCGCGATGCTGCTCCTGACCCTGCGCGGCACGCCGACCCTGTATTACGGCGACGAGATCGGCATGCGCGACGTCGCGCTTCCCGCCGACCGGGTGCGCGACCCGTGGGCCCGCGACCGCCCGGCGTTCGGGCGCGATGCCGCGCGTACGCCCATGCAATGGGACGCCGGCGCCGGCGCCGGATTCACCGAGGGCATGCCGTGGCTCCCGGTCGCGGAAGACCTCGAGGCGTGCAACGTCGCCAGCCAGCGCGCCGATCCTTCCTCGCTGCTCCATCTCTATCGCGCACTGATCGCGCTTCGCCGGACCGAGCCCGCACTGCTCTCTGGGAGCTACGAGCCCGTCGTGGTCAGCGGCGACGCCCTCGCCTTCCGCCGCCGGCACGACACTCGGTCGCTGCTCGTGGCCCTCAACCTCGGCGGCGCCACCCAGCGCCTGCTGCTTCCCAGCGGTATGCGCGGGCGGATCGCGCTCGGGACCCGTCTCGACCGCGGGGGCGAGCGCGTGAGCGCCGTGCTGACCCTGCGCGGGGATGAGGGCGTGATCGTGCGGCTGGAATGA
- the uvrC gene encoding excinuclease ABC subunit UvrC yields MNAPELQQTLKDLPAGPGVYRFLGPDGEVLYVGKARSLRKRVASYFRAAGQGLSPKVQAMVARTERLEVTVTHTETEALLLENNLIKSLKPRYNVVLRDDKSYPYIFVSEAQEWPRLAFHRGAKREKGRYFGPYPSAAAVRESLNLLQKVFPVRQCEDSFFRNRSRPCLQYQIKRCSAPCVGLVEREHYLQDVRHAILFLEGKSRQVVEEMMKRMENAARREDYETAALYRDRIAALKRVQERQYITGRGGEADVLAVAMAGDAACIQVSFVRGGMNLGSKSFFPKPGQAGEAAEVLAAFLPQYYLNAGGAVGKPIPERIYLSHAISDEALLEEAFSQAAGRAIAIHAGTALRGAPRRWAKMAELNAAEELRRAANSRMHMEARFEALKDALDLEEIPGRVECFDISHTMGEAAVASCVVFDRNGPVKSDYRRFNIRDIEPGDDYGAIAQALERRYRKVKEGEGEPEISRRTPGQGGPGPAPENPSMSRQGRQVAKLPDMILIDGGKGQVSAAHAVLDELQIDDLALVGVAKGRERKPGLEQLFLWGRDGPTILPADSPALHLIQQIRDEAHRFAITGHRQRRARARTTSPLESIPGIGDKRRQALLRNLGGMREVARAGVEDLARVPGISPELARRIYDAFHEQEHQ; encoded by the coding sequence ATGAACGCACCCGAGCTCCAGCAGACACTCAAGGACCTCCCGGCCGGACCGGGCGTCTACCGCTTCCTCGGGCCGGACGGGGAGGTGCTGTACGTCGGCAAGGCGCGCAGCCTGAGGAAACGGGTAGCGAGCTACTTCCGGGCGGCCGGCCAGGGACTGTCGCCCAAGGTCCAGGCGATGGTCGCGCGCACCGAGCGGCTCGAGGTGACCGTGACCCACACCGAGACCGAGGCGCTGCTCCTCGAGAACAACCTCATCAAGTCGCTCAAGCCGCGCTACAACGTGGTGCTGCGCGACGACAAGAGCTATCCGTACATCTTCGTTTCCGAGGCGCAGGAATGGCCGCGGCTCGCCTTTCACCGGGGCGCGAAGCGGGAGAAGGGGCGTTACTTCGGCCCGTACCCCTCGGCCGCGGCGGTGCGCGAGAGCCTGAACCTTTTGCAGAAGGTCTTTCCGGTGCGCCAGTGCGAGGATTCCTTTTTCCGCAACCGCTCGCGCCCGTGCCTGCAGTACCAGATCAAGCGCTGCTCGGCCCCGTGCGTGGGCCTCGTCGAGCGCGAGCATTACCTGCAGGATGTGCGCCACGCGATCCTGTTCCTCGAGGGCAAGAGCCGGCAGGTCGTCGAGGAGATGATGAAACGCATGGAGAACGCCGCGCGTCGCGAGGACTACGAGACGGCGGCGCTCTACCGCGATCGCATCGCGGCGCTCAAGCGCGTGCAGGAGCGCCAGTACATCACCGGGCGCGGCGGCGAGGCCGACGTGCTCGCCGTGGCGATGGCCGGGGACGCGGCGTGCATCCAGGTGAGCTTCGTACGCGGCGGGATGAACCTGGGTTCGAAGAGCTTCTTCCCGAAGCCCGGCCAGGCGGGCGAGGCCGCCGAGGTGCTGGCCGCGTTTCTGCCGCAGTACTACCTGAATGCGGGCGGCGCGGTGGGCAAGCCCATCCCCGAGCGCATCTATCTGAGCCACGCGATTTCCGACGAGGCGCTCCTCGAAGAGGCGTTTTCGCAGGCGGCCGGCCGGGCGATCGCGATACACGCGGGGACCGCGCTCCGCGGCGCGCCGCGGCGCTGGGCGAAGATGGCCGAGCTGAACGCGGCCGAAGAGCTGCGCCGCGCGGCGAACAGCCGCATGCACATGGAGGCGCGCTTCGAGGCCCTCAAGGATGCGCTCGATCTCGAAGAGATTCCCGGGCGGGTGGAGTGCTTCGATATCAGCCACACGATGGGCGAGGCAGCGGTCGCGTCCTGCGTCGTGTTCGACCGGAACGGCCCGGTGAAGTCCGACTACCGGCGCTTCAATATCCGCGACATCGAGCCCGGGGACGATTACGGCGCGATCGCGCAGGCCCTCGAACGTCGTTATCGCAAGGTGAAGGAAGGAGAGGGCGAGCCTGAGATTTCCCGGCGAACGCCTGGACAAGGAGGCCCAGGCCCGGCTCCGGAGAATCCATCGATGTCACGGCAGGGACGCCAGGTAGCGAAATTACCGGACATGATCCTGATCGACGGCGGCAAGGGGCAGGTGAGCGCGGCGCACGCGGTGCTGGACGAACTGCAGATCGACGACCTCGCGCTTGTCGGCGTGGCAAAAGGGCGCGAGCGCAAGCCCGGGCTGGAGCAGCTTTTCTTGTGGGGTCGGGACGGCCCCACTATACTGCCCGCGGACTCCCCGGCCCTGCATCTCATTCAGCAGATTCGCGACGAGGCTCACCGTTTCGCGATCACCGGCCACCGCCAGCGCAGGGCGCGCGCCCGGACGACCTCGCCGCTGGAAAGCATTCCCGGGATCGGCGACAAGCGCCGGCAGGCGCTGCTCAGGAACCTCGGCGGGATGCGCGAGGTGGCGCGGGCCGGCGTCGAGGATCTCGCCCGGGTGCCGGGCATCAGCCCGGAGCTCGCGCGCCGGATCTACGACGCCTTCCATGAACAGGAACACCAATAA